A single region of the Rhodoligotrophos defluvii genome encodes:
- the dctP gene encoding TRAP transporter substrate-binding protein DctP, with protein MLARMRNLAFAAAAGLLAFAPLAHAADTLIISTGLGQPHLWVAQHMNPFADAIEKGSNGEITFTRFYSGELTSVGRELDGLTSGTIDVAAPLLAPYHEGRFPLSDVTQLPAYGTTSPMVTRAFQKLLDSDVKLSNGKTFYEYEIADKGIRVWALGATAPYSISTTSKVLKEPEDFKGVPLRAGAALHTIVVEKLGATPVTLPGPQAYEALSRGTIEGIIIAISDWPSYSIEQLLRHTITDVSIGHWESYLAISNEAWDGLTDEQKKLFDETARKIALQNAQVWEDNVEVVKKKSMEEYNGQFTPIGQLSPAMQQHVAKAAADTWKTWIEKTEAAGHPARDTAKLYAQFIIEEGGKLPEGVAEYLGL; from the coding sequence ATGCTTGCGAGAATGCGCAACCTGGCATTCGCTGCTGCGGCGGGCCTGCTCGCCTTTGCTCCGCTTGCCCATGCGGCCGACACGCTGATCATCTCCACCGGCCTTGGTCAGCCGCACCTGTGGGTGGCTCAGCATATGAACCCCTTTGCCGACGCGATCGAGAAGGGATCCAACGGCGAAATCACGTTCACCCGTTTTTATTCGGGCGAGCTCACGTCCGTCGGCCGTGAGCTGGACGGTCTCACCAGCGGCACCATTGATGTGGCGGCGCCGCTGCTTGCGCCTTATCACGAGGGCCGCTTCCCGCTCTCCGATGTCACCCAGCTGCCGGCCTATGGCACCACCTCGCCGATGGTCACGCGCGCCTTCCAGAAGTTGCTCGATTCCGACGTCAAGCTCAGCAACGGCAAGACGTTCTACGAATACGAGATCGCCGACAAAGGCATCCGTGTCTGGGCTCTGGGCGCCACCGCCCCCTACTCCATCTCGACCACGTCGAAGGTCCTGAAGGAGCCTGAGGACTTCAAGGGCGTGCCGCTGCGCGCCGGCGCCGCCCTCCACACCATCGTGGTTGAGAAGCTTGGCGCCACGCCCGTGACCTTGCCTGGTCCCCAGGCTTACGAGGCGCTCTCCCGCGGCACGATCGAGGGCATCATCATCGCTATTTCCGACTGGCCTTCCTACTCCATCGAGCAGCTGCTCCGCCACACCATCACCGATGTGTCGATCGGCCACTGGGAGAGCTACCTTGCCATCAGCAACGAGGCTTGGGACGGCCTGACCGACGAGCAGAAGAAGCTGTTCGACGAGACGGCGCGCAAGATCGCGCTCCAGAACGCTCAGGTCTGGGAAGACAATGTGGAGGTGGTGAAGAAGAAATCGATGGAGGAATATAACGGCCAGTTCACCCCGATCGGCCAGCTGTCCCCGGCCATGCAGCAGCACGTGGCGAAGGCAGCGGCGGACACTTGGAAGACCTGGATCGAGAAGACCGAGGCCGCCGGCCATCCCGCGCGCGATACCGCCAAGCTCTACGCCCAGTTCATCATCGAGGAAGGCGGCAAGTTGCCGGAAGGCGTGGCCGAATATCTCGGCCTCTAG
- a CDS encoding TRAP transporter large permease, protein MSQTLTIWFIAFWFLAFLVLGQAVATCLLGAGIVGILLWVGPRVLTGIIGQDIFYTASTYSLSIIPLYLLMAQMLVRGGVIVDLYRVGHRLARYRRFPLGVATIVTGGLLGAVSGSGSASAAALASLAGPELERVGYTKRFSIGLAAIAGSLSAIIPPSLIMIIYGSLTQTPIGHLFIGAIVPGAICIVVYVVCLKLFGEIRPGAVDGTAGPEIADPAAARGSMPSFLFVLVLMFAVFGGIYGGVVTVGEAGALGAFVATVGMILMRRVDMRGIAEALAESVKVTAMLMMIVIGAQIFARFLSFSRVPRELLEVAEPLLAQPSVLIAVLLLTIFVAGMFLESAAVIVLFIPIIMPMLQAAQIDLLWFGVMASFMISIGLLTPPVGLSSYAAATAGKYPVAEVFKPSTLFAIIAAILVSLCMILAPGIVTWLPSHIG, encoded by the coding sequence ATGTCGCAAACCTTGACCATCTGGTTCATCGCATTCTGGTTCCTGGCATTCCTCGTGCTCGGCCAGGCGGTGGCCACCTGTCTGCTCGGTGCCGGCATTGTCGGAATACTCCTCTGGGTCGGCCCCCGCGTCCTCACCGGCATCATCGGCCAGGACATCTTCTACACGGCTTCCACCTACTCCCTCTCGATCATTCCTCTCTACCTGCTCATGGCGCAGATGCTGGTCCGCGGCGGCGTCATCGTCGACCTCTATCGGGTTGGCCATCGGCTGGCCCGCTACCGCCGTTTTCCGCTGGGCGTCGCCACGATCGTCACCGGCGGCCTGTTGGGCGCCGTGTCCGGCTCGGGCTCGGCCAGTGCGGCGGCGCTGGCCTCTCTCGCCGGGCCTGAGCTCGAGCGCGTGGGCTACACCAAGCGGTTCTCGATCGGGCTAGCCGCCATCGCCGGCTCGCTTTCGGCCATCATCCCGCCCAGCCTCATCATGATCATCTACGGCTCTTTGACCCAGACGCCCATCGGGCATCTCTTCATCGGGGCCATCGTGCCGGGGGCGATCTGCATCGTGGTCTATGTGGTCTGCCTGAAGCTGTTCGGGGAAATCCGGCCCGGTGCGGTCGATGGAACCGCCGGGCCGGAGATCGCCGATCCGGCCGCGGCGCGCGGGTCGATGCCCTCGTTTCTTTTTGTGCTGGTTCTGATGTTCGCCGTGTTCGGCGGCATCTATGGGGGCGTTGTCACGGTTGGCGAGGCCGGTGCCCTGGGCGCCTTCGTCGCCACGGTCGGCATGATCTTGATGCGCCGGGTCGACATGCGCGGCATTGCGGAAGCTCTCGCGGAGTCCGTCAAGGTCACGGCGATGCTGATGATGATCGTCATCGGCGCGCAGATCTTTGCCCGCTTCCTGTCCTTCTCCCGCGTGCCGCGGGAATTGCTGGAGGTGGCCGAGCCTCTCCTGGCGCAGCCAAGCGTGCTCATCGCCGTTCTCCTGCTGACGATCTTCGTTGCGGGCATGTTCCTCGAGTCGGCCGCCGTTATCGTGCTGTTCATTCCGATCATCATGCCGATGCTGCAAGCCGCGCAGATCGACCTGCTGTGGTTCGGCGTCATGGCTTCGTTCATGATCTCGATCGGCCTGCTGACGCCGCCGGTCGGGCTGTCGTCCTACGCGGCAGCGACCGCCGGCAAATACCCCGTCGCGGAGGTGTTCAAGCCCTCGACCCTGTTCGCCATCATCGCCGCCATTCTCGTTTCGCTGTGCATGATCCTCGCGCCGGGCATCGTCACCTGGCTGCCGAGCCACATCGGATGA
- a CDS encoding TRAP transporter small permease, which produces MRFWKAIWRFEWGLAAIGAGICLLAMTLITVISVFGRYILQADLIPGAYNIIERIIFPLLVFWALPMAHREGSFPRLDILANALAPWPRAFVSAIVLLVEIAVYAVVLWYVCNFVWNGIASNRTMQVGTDFWPLWPIIIMMPLAFALMLLEMVRLLAADIRTLFGISAENEPAAAEATPRDA; this is translated from the coding sequence ATGAGATTCTGGAAAGCCATCTGGCGTTTCGAGTGGGGCCTGGCCGCCATCGGCGCCGGCATCTGCCTTCTGGCCATGACCCTGATCACCGTGATCAGCGTCTTCGGCCGCTACATCCTGCAAGCCGATCTCATCCCCGGCGCCTACAACATCATCGAGCGTATCATATTCCCGCTGCTGGTTTTTTGGGCCCTGCCCATGGCCCACCGGGAGGGCAGCTTCCCGCGGCTCGACATCTTGGCCAATGCGCTTGCGCCCTGGCCGCGCGCCTTCGTCTCGGCGATCGTGCTGCTGGTCGAGATCGCCGTCTACGCGGTGGTGCTCTGGTATGTCTGTAATTTCGTCTGGAATGGTATCGCCAGCAACCGCACCATGCAGGTCGGCACCGACTTCTGGCCCCTTTGGCCGATCATCATCATGATGCCGCTCGCCTTCGCCCTCATGCTGCTGGAGATGGTCCGGTTGCTCGCGGCAGACATCCGCACCCTGTTCGGCATCTCGGCGGAAAACGAGCCGGCCGCTGCGGAGGCCACCCCGCGCGATGCCTGA
- a CDS encoding phosphotransferase family protein yields MPESALHHPGEQPAPVQFDPFDLEGLGWRLRSFLRTAIGSDVELSPLHRYTVGFSWVTYGFSAKWHENGSAISRDLILRVGPPNGLFGPYKASPEALTLQALAKSAVPVPGLYWYSDESNVFGAPFFICDRVEGEAPIPWTADGGPAFDEQSRARLGEQFVTALAALHNFDWRGTPAAHIGGATDTSRTAAAQIDYWEGLMRQWSQRRYPILEWAVLWFREHAPAAPRISIVHGDYRIGNFLEREGSITAILDWELVHLGDPMEDLGWICLQAWRGRAPYMCHLLTREELHQRYSALTGLPVDPAAVAYWEAFGTFKLAVMHLGATYCYETRGFNDLRMAAMGIQIPRMLLQVESAVERAS; encoded by the coding sequence ATGCCTGAAAGTGCCCTCCACCACCCGGGTGAGCAACCCGCGCCGGTGCAGTTCGATCCCTTCGACCTGGAGGGCCTCGGCTGGCGGCTGCGCTCGTTCCTGCGCACGGCTATCGGCAGCGACGTGGAGCTCAGCCCGCTCCACCGCTACACCGTGGGCTTCTCCTGGGTGACCTATGGCTTCTCGGCGAAATGGCATGAGAACGGCAGCGCCATCTCGCGCGATCTCATCCTGCGCGTCGGCCCGCCCAACGGCCTGTTTGGCCCCTACAAGGCCTCGCCCGAGGCGCTGACCCTGCAGGCCCTCGCCAAAAGCGCCGTGCCCGTGCCAGGCCTCTATTGGTATTCCGACGAGAGCAACGTCTTCGGCGCGCCCTTCTTCATCTGCGACCGCGTCGAGGGCGAAGCCCCCATTCCCTGGACGGCTGACGGTGGGCCCGCCTTCGATGAGCAGAGCCGCGCACGCCTCGGCGAGCAGTTCGTGACTGCGCTCGCCGCCCTGCACAATTTCGACTGGCGCGGCACGCCGGCCGCCCATATCGGCGGCGCGACGGACACCAGCAGGACGGCCGCCGCCCAGATCGACTACTGGGAAGGGCTGATGCGGCAATGGTCGCAGCGCCGATACCCGATACTGGAATGGGCGGTTCTCTGGTTCCGTGAGCACGCCCCCGCGGCGCCGCGCATCAGCATCGTGCATGGCGATTACCGCATCGGCAATTTCCTCGAACGTGAGGGCAGCATAACCGCGATCCTCGACTGGGAACTGGTGCACCTGGGCGACCCCATGGAGGATCTCGGGTGGATTTGCCTGCAGGCCTGGCGCGGCCGCGCACCTTACATGTGCCACCTGCTCACCCGCGAAGAGCTGCACCAGCGCTATTCGGCGCTGACCGGCCTGCCCGTTGATCCGGCCGCCGTCGCCTATTGGGAAGCCTTTGGCACCTTCAAGCTTGCGGTCATGCATCTCGGCGCCACCTATTGCTATGAAACCCGCGGCTTCAACGACCTGCGCATGGCGGCGATGGGCATTCAGATCCCGCGCATGCTGCTGCAGGTGGAATCCGCCGTGGAGCGTGCGTCATGA
- a CDS encoding AMP-binding protein, which translates to MVERLDPRMPPREACVQRYMLEHWARMQPDKVFAVFTDGSQWTYAETLRLAICTANAFRRLGVTQGERVLVWLPNSAECLKVWFGLNYLGAVFVPINLAYRGKLLEHVIGLSEARLAVAHVELAPRLGMVDCKGLREVVVLGGEAPQEIGDLRVHSAEILESAEETAPELDRPIAPWDLQSIIFTSGTTGPSKGVLSSYLHLHQMAVSASFLGPDDRYMINLPLFHSGGVMPVTAMLIHGGTIAMVESFNTESFWPTIRQMQVTTVILLGVMGGFLLKRPPSPDDKNHTLRTCTYVPLNDTAPQFHERFGTDVYTHFNMTELSMPIVSGSNPTALGSAGRKRAGVDVRIVDENDCEVPVGEVGELIVRTDCPWALNHGYAGNPEATAHAWRNGWFHTGDGFRMDADGNYYFVDRLKDAIRRRGENISSFEVESELLAHPAIREAAAIAVKSEIAEDEVMAVVALNPGMSLDPAELIGFLKSRLAHFMIPRYVRVVDALPRTPTSKIQKTSLREAGITSDTWDRENAGIIIKREKIGVKAS; encoded by the coding sequence ATGGTCGAGCGTTTGGACCCGCGCATGCCGCCGCGGGAAGCCTGTGTCCAGCGCTACATGCTGGAGCATTGGGCAAGGATGCAGCCGGACAAGGTCTTTGCGGTCTTCACAGATGGCAGCCAATGGACCTATGCCGAGACCCTGCGCCTTGCCATTTGCACCGCCAATGCCTTCCGCCGCCTGGGTGTCACTCAGGGCGAGCGCGTGCTCGTCTGGCTGCCGAACAGCGCCGAGTGCCTGAAGGTGTGGTTCGGCCTCAATTATCTCGGCGCCGTGTTCGTGCCCATCAATCTCGCCTATCGCGGCAAACTGCTCGAGCATGTGATCGGCTTGTCCGAAGCCCGGCTGGCCGTAGCGCATGTGGAGCTCGCGCCACGCCTGGGCATGGTGGATTGCAAGGGCTTGCGAGAGGTGGTGGTGCTCGGTGGCGAGGCTCCTCAGGAAATCGGCGATCTCCGCGTGCATTCGGCCGAGATCCTGGAGAGCGCCGAGGAGACCGCGCCGGAGCTGGACAGACCGATCGCCCCGTGGGACCTGCAGTCCATCATTTTCACCTCGGGCACCACCGGCCCATCCAAGGGGGTGCTCTCGTCCTATCTGCACCTGCATCAGATGGCGGTCTCGGCCTCGTTCCTCGGCCCCGACGACCGCTACATGATCAACCTGCCGCTGTTCCATTCCGGCGGGGTGATGCCGGTGACCGCCATGCTCATCCATGGCGGCACCATTGCCATGGTCGAATCCTTCAACACCGAGAGCTTCTGGCCCACCATTAGACAGATGCAGGTGACGACCGTGATCCTGCTCGGCGTCATGGGCGGCTTCCTGCTCAAGCGGCCACCCTCGCCTGACGACAAGAACCACACCCTGCGCACCTGTACCTATGTGCCGCTGAACGATACCGCCCCACAATTCCACGAGCGCTTCGGGACCGATGTCTACACCCATTTCAACATGACCGAGCTCTCCATGCCGATCGTGTCCGGGTCCAATCCGACCGCCCTCGGCAGCGCCGGCCGCAAGCGGGCCGGGGTTGACGTACGCATCGTCGACGAGAATGACTGCGAGGTGCCGGTCGGCGAGGTGGGCGAGCTGATTGTCCGCACCGACTGCCCATGGGCACTGAACCACGGTTATGCTGGCAATCCAGAGGCCACCGCGCACGCCTGGCGCAACGGCTGGTTCCACACTGGCGACGGCTTCCGCATGGACGCGGACGGCAACTACTACTTCGTCGACCGGCTGAAGGATGCGATCCGCCGCCGCGGCGAGAACATTTCGTCCTTCGAGGTGGAGTCGGAGCTGCTCGCTCACCCGGCCATCCGCGAGGCGGCCGCTATCGCGGTGAAGAGCGAAATCGCCGAGGACGAGGTCATGGCCGTGGTCGCCCTGAACCCCGGCATGTCGCTCGATCCCGCCGAGCTGATCGGGTTTCTCAAGTCGCGGCTCGCCCATTTCATGATCCCGCGCTACGTGCGCGTCGTCGACGCACTGCCGCGCACGCCGACCTCCAAGATCCAGAAGACCAGCCTGCGCGAGGCCGGCATTACCTCGGACACCTGGGATCGCGAAAACGCCGGGATCATCATCAAGCGCGAGAAGATAGGCGTGAAGGCCTCGTGA
- a CDS encoding DUF7064 domain-containing protein, with amino-acid sequence MDKFILRPEDELMHQPDASKNFNESVYTNGFDDKTGVGGWMRLGNRVNEGYAELSVCLYLPDGRIACQFQRPSITSNDKFDAGGLSYKVIEPFKRISMTYEGELIIVEDPDALRDPQPLFANGRRLPGHVSWTHEASSPMHGGEPTSDDVVTMYGRDFSLGHFNQHGRVRGRIKVGNEEWTIDGHGWRDHSWGPRYWQVIYFYRLFIGNFTNGDGFMLLKIADRQGYSRRVGVLLVDGQYEEITDLDVMTDWTTARDPARVRLGVRTARRKAVIEGEILKLAPLRNRRKADDQTLVSRIAEGHTRYTWDGREGYGMTEYIERIEGGQLAGYPL; translated from the coding sequence ATGGATAAATTCATTCTGCGGCCCGAGGACGAGCTGATGCACCAGCCGGACGCCTCGAAGAACTTCAACGAGAGCGTCTATACCAACGGCTTCGACGACAAGACCGGTGTGGGCGGCTGGATGCGCCTGGGTAACCGCGTCAATGAAGGTTACGCCGAGCTCTCGGTCTGCCTCTATCTGCCCGACGGCCGCATCGCCTGCCAGTTCCAGCGGCCATCCATAACGTCCAACGACAAGTTCGATGCCGGCGGCCTCTCCTACAAGGTAATCGAGCCGTTCAAAAGGATCTCCATGACCTATGAGGGCGAGCTCATCATCGTCGAAGACCCGGATGCGCTGCGCGATCCGCAGCCGCTATTCGCCAATGGGCGCCGGCTGCCGGGCCATGTAAGCTGGACGCATGAGGCCTCATCGCCCATGCATGGTGGCGAGCCGACCAGCGACGACGTGGTCACCATGTATGGCCGCGACTTCTCGCTCGGCCATTTCAATCAGCATGGCCGGGTGCGGGGGCGCATCAAGGTCGGTAACGAGGAGTGGACGATCGATGGCCATGGCTGGCGCGACCATTCCTGGGGTCCGCGCTATTGGCAGGTGATCTACTTCTATCGCCTGTTCATCGGCAACTTCACCAACGGCGACGGCTTCATGCTGCTCAAGATCGCCGACCGGCAGGGCTATTCACGCCGCGTGGGCGTGCTGCTGGTGGATGGCCAGTACGAGGAGATCACCGACCTCGACGTGATGACTGACTGGACTACCGCCAGGGACCCGGCCCGCGTGCGCCTCGGCGTGCGCACCGCCAGGCGCAAGGCCGTCATCGAGGGCGAGATCCTGAAGCTCGCTCCGCTGCGCAACCGACGCAAGGCCGATGACCAGACATTGGTGTCGCGTATCGCCGAGGGCCATACTCGCTACACCTGGGACGGGCGCGAAGGTTATGGAATGACCGAGTATATCGAGCGGATCGAGGGCGGACAGCTGGCTGGCTATCCGCTCTGA
- a CDS encoding response regulator, with the protein MLLVEDEASVALLIESMLEDLGCELAGSAAHLAKALDLARQAAADVAVLDINLGGQRVFPVCEVLGQRGIPFVFSSGYGVDGLPPEQREHPVLKKPFSDADLQRALVTALSSQRGK; encoded by the coding sequence GTGCTGCTGGTTGAAGATGAAGCTAGCGTCGCTCTCCTCATTGAAAGCATGCTGGAGGACCTCGGCTGCGAGCTTGCCGGCTCGGCCGCTCACCTGGCAAAAGCGCTGGATCTGGCTCGCCAGGCGGCGGCGGATGTTGCCGTGCTCGATATCAACTTGGGCGGCCAGCGAGTGTTTCCCGTGTGCGAAGTGCTCGGCCAGCGCGGAATACCGTTCGTGTTCAGCAGCGGCTATGGAGTAGACGGGCTGCCGCCGGAGCAACGGGAGCATCCGGTGCTCAAGAAGCCGTTCAGCGATGCCGATCTGCAGCGGGCATTGGTTACTGCGCTGTCTTCGCAACGAGGCAAGTGA
- a CDS encoding PAS domain-containing sensor histidine kinase: MSTVERLSRETHVLTEFEALVAAAPALLDAIPGAVYLCDTEGMLVRFNQEAVALWGREPRLGDPRERFCGACALFHPDGRRLPHAETPMARAIRTGEPARNLEVVVQRPDGSRITALVNIRALRDFNGRIQGAINCFQDISARKAMEQEIERGRQDLEDFFENSAIGLHIVGSDGTILRANRAELELLGYTAEEYVGRNITEFHADGPVIEDILQRLTCGGKLDRYPARLIAKDGSFKHVLITSNSRFIDGKFVNTRCFTTDVTDLHEAEVARRESEERLAATYNAATVGIAEIDETGRFLRVNPMLCRISGWSREELLERSFLDLTHPDDVEQDAALYSQQVRGEIDSYAIHKRYVRQNGEHIHVDVFSSSVRDENDRFRYGVRVVQDVTERRIANERLRQSERHTRELLEALPAAVYTTDAEGRITFYNQAAVELSGRTPKLGSDQWCVTWRLYTPDGVPLPHDQCPMAVSLREGRPIRGVEAVAERPDGTRVPFLPYPTPLLDADGKVVGAINMLVDISERKKAEMRQKVLIDELNHRVKNTLATVQALTRQTARHAAGTQDFVETLEARLMALSRAHDLLTRRHWQGANLADLLGEVIAPYVGLPNRLRIGGPPVDLSPRVAVAMTMACNELATNTAKYGALSRPGGILTVQWDVERSAKGAVLNLTWLEAGGPPVSPPARPGFGMRLLARCIEADLGGTVDLKFDPEGASCRIGVPLDQETATTMHD, encoded by the coding sequence ATGAGCACCGTCGAGCGGCTATCCCGTGAGACACATGTCTTGACCGAGTTCGAAGCGCTGGTTGCGGCGGCACCCGCGCTGCTCGATGCCATACCGGGTGCCGTCTATCTCTGCGATACCGAAGGGATGCTGGTACGCTTCAACCAGGAGGCGGTGGCACTGTGGGGGCGCGAACCGCGTCTGGGCGATCCTCGCGAGCGTTTCTGCGGTGCCTGCGCGCTGTTCCATCCCGACGGACGGCGGCTTCCACATGCCGAGACGCCGATGGCTCGCGCAATCAGAACCGGCGAACCGGCCCGCAACCTCGAGGTGGTCGTTCAACGGCCGGATGGCTCAAGAATCACTGCGCTGGTGAACATCCGCGCATTGCGGGACTTCAACGGCCGGATCCAGGGTGCCATCAACTGCTTCCAGGACATCAGCGCGCGCAAGGCCATGGAGCAGGAGATCGAGCGCGGCCGCCAGGATCTGGAGGACTTCTTCGAGAACAGTGCGATCGGCTTGCATATCGTCGGCAGCGACGGAACCATCCTGCGCGCCAACAGAGCGGAGCTCGAGCTTCTCGGCTATACTGCGGAGGAGTATGTCGGCCGCAACATTACAGAGTTCCATGCCGATGGGCCGGTAATCGAGGATATTCTCCAGCGCCTGACCTGCGGCGGAAAGCTCGATCGCTACCCAGCGCGACTGATCGCCAAGGACGGGTCGTTCAAGCATGTGCTGATTACGTCCAACAGCCGGTTTATCGACGGGAAGTTCGTTAATACCCGATGTTTCACGACTGACGTGACCGACCTCCACGAGGCGGAAGTGGCCCGCCGGGAAAGCGAGGAACGGCTTGCTGCGACCTATAACGCTGCAACCGTGGGTATTGCCGAAATCGACGAAACCGGACGGTTCCTGAGGGTCAACCCGATGTTGTGCAGGATCTCGGGTTGGTCGCGCGAAGAGCTCCTGGAGCGCAGCTTTCTCGACCTTACTCACCCGGATGATGTGGAGCAGGACGCCGCCCTTTACAGCCAGCAGGTTCGCGGCGAGATCGACAGCTATGCCATCCACAAGCGATATGTGCGGCAGAATGGCGAGCACATTCACGTCGATGTCTTCTCGTCATCCGTACGGGACGAGAATGACCGGTTCCGTTACGGCGTGCGCGTGGTGCAGGACGTGACCGAGCGCCGCATCGCCAATGAACGGCTACGGCAAAGCGAACGACACACGCGCGAACTGCTGGAGGCGCTGCCGGCTGCCGTCTATACGACCGACGCGGAGGGGCGAATCACTTTTTACAATCAAGCCGCTGTGGAGCTTTCCGGCCGCACGCCCAAGTTGGGGAGCGATCAGTGGTGCGTGACCTGGCGGCTTTACACGCCCGACGGCGTGCCCTTGCCGCATGACCAATGCCCGATGGCGGTTTCGCTCAGAGAGGGCCGGCCGATCCGCGGGGTCGAGGCGGTGGCGGAGCGGCCCGACGGCACGCGCGTGCCGTTCCTGCCCTATCCGACGCCCTTGCTGGACGCGGACGGCAAAGTCGTCGGCGCGATCAACATGCTGGTGGACATCAGCGAGCGCAAGAAGGCCGAGATGCGCCAGAAAGTGCTGATCGATGAGCTCAACCACCGGGTGAAGAACACGCTGGCCACCGTGCAGGCGCTGACACGGCAAACCGCCCGCCATGCAGCTGGAACGCAGGACTTCGTCGAGACACTGGAAGCACGGCTGATGGCGCTGTCGCGCGCCCACGACCTGCTAACGCGCCGCCATTGGCAAGGCGCCAATCTCGCCGATTTGCTCGGTGAGGTGATTGCGCCCTATGTCGGCTTGCCAAACCGGCTGCGGATCGGTGGCCCGCCGGTGGATCTCAGCCCACGGGTTGCCGTGGCCATGACCATGGCTTGCAACGAGCTTGCCACCAACACGGCCAAGTACGGGGCGCTGTCCCGGCCCGGCGGCATTCTCACCGTTCAGTGGGATGTCGAACGGAGTGCGAAAGGTGCCGTGCTAAATCTAACGTGGCTCGAAGCCGGAGGCCCGCCGGTATCACCGCCCGCGCGCCCGGGGTTTGGCATGCGGCTGCTCGCGCGCTGCATTGAAGCAGACCTGGGCGGGACCGTTGACCTCAAGTTCGATCCAGAAGGGGCATCGTGCCGGATCGGGGTTCCGCTCGACCAGGAGACCGCGACGACTATGCATGACTGA